The following proteins are encoded in a genomic region of Leifsonia psychrotolerans:
- the sdhA gene encoding succinate dehydrogenase flavoprotein subunit — protein sequence MTTDAPVNAPAESTVVDGVHYHQFDIVIVGAGGAGMRAAIEAGPNARTAVISKLYPTRSHTGAAQGGMAAALANVEEDNWEWHTFDTVKGGDYLVDQDAAEILAKEAIDAVIDLENMGLPFNRTPEGKIDQRRFGGHTRDHGKAPVRRACYAADRTGHMILQTLYQNCVKRGINFFNEFYVLDLIMTNVDGVDQPSGVVAYDLSSGELHVFQAKAIIFATGGFGKIFKTTSNAHTLTGDGVGIIWRKGLPLEDMEFFQFHPTGLAGLGILLTEGARGEGAILRNASGERFMERYAPTIKDLAPRDIVARCMVKEVAEGRGAGPHKDYVYLDCTHLGAEVLETKLPDITEFARTYLGVDPVTEPVPVMPTAHYAMGGIPTNVNAEVLRDNTTVVPGLYAAGECACVSVHGSNRLGTNSLLDINVFGKRAGNNAVEYVKTAEFVPLPENPAGFVSGLLESIRSSSGTERIAVIRKELQEMMDQKAQVFRTDESLAEVTQTIHLLRERYKNIGVQDKGRRFNTDLLEAVELGFLLDLAEVVVYSARNRKESRGGHMRDDYPDRDDANYMKHTMAYLTGDPHSADAADHIALDWKPVTITRYQPMERKY from the coding sequence ATGACTACGGATGCCCCTGTGAATGCGCCCGCGGAGTCCACCGTCGTTGACGGCGTGCACTACCACCAATTCGACATTGTGATCGTGGGAGCCGGTGGTGCCGGCATGCGTGCGGCCATCGAAGCCGGCCCGAACGCGAGAACCGCTGTCATCTCCAAGCTCTACCCGACCCGTTCGCACACCGGTGCGGCCCAGGGCGGGATGGCTGCGGCCCTCGCCAATGTCGAGGAAGACAACTGGGAATGGCACACCTTCGACACCGTCAAGGGCGGTGACTACCTGGTTGACCAGGATGCCGCCGAGATCCTGGCGAAGGAAGCCATCGACGCGGTCATCGACCTCGAGAACATGGGTCTGCCCTTCAACCGCACGCCCGAGGGCAAGATCGACCAGCGTCGCTTCGGCGGTCACACCCGTGATCACGGCAAGGCCCCGGTTCGCCGTGCCTGCTACGCCGCAGACCGCACCGGTCACATGATCCTGCAGACGCTGTATCAGAACTGCGTCAAGCGCGGCATCAACTTCTTCAACGAGTTCTACGTGCTCGACCTGATCATGACCAACGTCGACGGTGTGGACCAGCCCTCCGGCGTCGTCGCCTACGACCTGTCGAGCGGTGAACTCCACGTCTTCCAGGCCAAGGCGATTATCTTCGCCACCGGTGGCTTCGGCAAGATCTTCAAGACCACCTCGAACGCGCACACCCTGACGGGTGACGGCGTGGGCATCATCTGGCGCAAGGGCCTGCCGCTTGAAGACATGGAGTTCTTCCAGTTCCACCCGACCGGCTTGGCCGGCCTCGGTATCCTTCTCACCGAGGGTGCCCGCGGTGAAGGAGCCATTCTGCGGAACGCGTCCGGTGAGCGTTTCATGGAGCGCTACGCCCCCACCATCAAGGACCTCGCTCCGCGTGACATCGTCGCCCGCTGCATGGTGAAAGAGGTCGCGGAAGGCCGCGGCGCCGGTCCGCACAAGGATTACGTCTACCTCGACTGCACCCACCTCGGTGCCGAGGTTCTCGAAACCAAACTTCCCGACATCACCGAGTTCGCCCGCACCTACCTGGGCGTCGACCCCGTGACCGAGCCGGTTCCGGTCATGCCGACCGCGCACTACGCCATGGGCGGCATCCCCACCAACGTGAACGCCGAAGTGCTGCGCGACAACACGACCGTCGTTCCGGGCCTCTACGCCGCGGGCGAATGCGCCTGCGTCTCGGTGCACGGCTCCAACCGCCTCGGCACCAATTCGCTGCTCGACATCAACGTTTTCGGCAAGCGCGCCGGCAACAACGCCGTCGAGTACGTCAAGACCGCCGAGTTCGTGCCGCTGCCCGAGAACCCCGCCGGCTTTGTGAGCGGCCTGCTTGAGAGCATCCGTTCGTCGAGTGGCACCGAGCGCATCGCGGTGATTCGCAAGGAACTGCAGGAGATGATGGATCAGAAGGCTCAGGTGTTCCGCACCGACGAGTCGCTGGCCGAGGTCACCCAGACCATCCACCTGTTGCGCGAGCGCTACAAGAACATCGGTGTGCAGGATAAGGGTCGCCGGTTCAACACCGACCTGCTTGAGGCCGTCGAACTCGGCTTCCTGCTCGACCTTGCCGAGGTCGTCGTCTACTCGGCCCGCAACCGCAAGGAAAGCCGCGGCGGACACATGCGCGACGATTACCCCGACCGCGACGACGCGAACTACATGAAGCACACAATGGCGTACCTGACAGGCGACCCGCACTCCGCGGATGCCGCCGACCACATTGCGCTGGACTGGAAGCCCGTGACCATCACGCGCTACCAGCCGATGGAGAGGAAGTACTAA
- a CDS encoding succinate dehydrogenase iron-sulfur subunit, with amino-acid sequence MSTITPEAPASDAIKPFTVTLIIRRFDPEVDDEPHWQDFDVEMYPTDRILDALHKIKWEQDGSLSFRRSCAHGVCGSDAMRINGRNRLACKTLIKDLDITKPVYVEAIKGLPLEKDLIVDMEPFFESFKEVQPFLMATKPAKDGKERIQSVAQRERFDDTTKCILCAACTSSCPVFWTDGQYFGPAAIVNAHRFIFDSRDENAAVRLDILNDKEGVWRCRTTFNCTEACPRGIQVTQAIAEVKQAIMRGKA; translated from the coding sequence GTGAGCACCATCACCCCCGAGGCCCCCGCCTCCGACGCCATCAAGCCGTTCACCGTCACCCTCATCATTCGACGCTTCGACCCCGAGGTCGACGACGAGCCGCACTGGCAGGACTTCGACGTCGAGATGTACCCGACGGACCGCATCCTCGACGCACTGCACAAGATCAAGTGGGAGCAGGACGGCAGCTTGAGCTTCCGTCGTTCCTGTGCGCACGGCGTCTGCGGCTCGGATGCCATGCGCATCAACGGCCGCAACCGCTTGGCCTGCAAGACGCTGATCAAGGACCTCGACATCACGAAACCCGTCTACGTGGAGGCCATCAAGGGCCTGCCGCTCGAGAAGGATCTCATTGTCGACATGGAGCCTTTCTTCGAGTCGTTCAAGGAGGTGCAGCCGTTCCTCATGGCCACCAAGCCGGCCAAGGACGGCAAGGAGCGCATCCAGTCCGTCGCGCAGCGCGAGCGGTTCGATGACACCACCAAGTGCATTCTCTGTGCGGCATGCACCTCGAGCTGCCCCGTGTTCTGGACCGACGGCCAGTACTTCGGACCGGCCGCGATCGTGAACGCCCACCGCTTCATCTTCGACTCGCGTGACGAGAACGCCGCCGTGCGCCTCGACATTCTGAACGATAAAGAGGGCGTCTGGCGCTGCCGTACCACCTTCAACTGCACCGAGGCCTGCCCGCGTGGCATCCAGGTGAC